One Nostoc punctiforme PCC 73102 DNA window includes the following coding sequences:
- a CDS encoding sensor histidine kinase, with amino-acid sequence MLCIEELIDLDPFQQLSQEQLEWVCDRAQTVELSAGEVLSHEGDLACRLFILVKGKIKITRRSEGVEIPIGQHEAPSFFGEIPVLTDEPAPVTMRALTNCHLYQLKGEDFRKLLHECRNFERMVFRIMERRLRGLESFIRGREKMAALGTLSAGLAHELNNPASALVRTLGEMPAAILELQRMNLVYGQRNVEEAHTQDWLRIRDQGYDAILNNRLDPVTLSDRENVLLEWLEDYGVKQAWKLAEPLAEGGVEVETLDKMMERWRNDETELREMGLHWLSLSFEVMSMIKHGLRGAERISELVQAMKSYSYLDQGVQQEVNVHQGLEDTLRLFVHKLKCGIQVQRNYDQHLPKILAYGSELNQVWTNLIDNAIDAMDGKGLLEITTYHCDRFAHIDIIDSGSGIPPEIKTRIFEPFFTTKSVGRGSGLGLETVRRIVENRHHGTLSFESQPGRTCFTICLPKSAPLGN; translated from the coding sequence ATGTTGTGTATTGAAGAATTGATCGACTTAGACCCGTTTCAACAGCTTTCTCAAGAGCAATTGGAGTGGGTTTGCGATCGCGCTCAAACAGTTGAACTTTCTGCTGGAGAAGTGTTGTCCCATGAGGGAGACCTTGCATGTCGCTTATTTATCTTAGTCAAAGGGAAAATCAAGATCACCCGCCGCAGTGAAGGAGTTGAAATTCCCATCGGGCAACACGAAGCCCCATCCTTTTTTGGTGAAATTCCAGTACTCACAGATGAACCTGCACCTGTCACAATGCGGGCATTGACAAATTGCCACCTCTATCAATTAAAAGGAGAAGATTTCCGTAAACTGCTCCATGAATGTCGTAATTTTGAGCGGATGGTTTTCCGCATTATGGAACGTCGTCTACGGGGACTAGAGTCCTTTATTCGGGGACGGGAAAAGATGGCCGCTTTAGGGACACTTTCTGCCGGTCTAGCTCATGAACTCAACAACCCAGCCTCAGCCCTCGTTCGGACTTTAGGGGAAATGCCGGCCGCCATCCTGGAACTACAACGAATGAACTTAGTTTATGGGCAACGCAATGTTGAAGAAGCCCATACTCAAGACTGGTTGAGAATCCGGGATCAGGGCTATGATGCAATTTTGAATAATCGCCTAGATCCAGTGACATTAAGCGATCGCGAAAACGTCTTGCTGGAATGGTTAGAAGATTATGGTGTGAAGCAGGCATGGAAATTAGCCGAACCTTTAGCAGAAGGTGGTGTTGAGGTTGAAACCCTAGATAAGATGATGGAACGTTGGCGCAACGACGAGACTGAATTGCGAGAAATGGGATTGCACTGGCTATCGCTCTCATTTGAAGTCATGTCAATGATTAAACATGGTTTACGAGGAGCCGAGAGAATTTCCGAACTTGTGCAAGCGATGAAGTCATATTCTTACCTCGATCAAGGCGTTCAGCAAGAAGTCAATGTGCATCAAGGTTTAGAAGATACATTGCGATTGTTTGTTCATAAACTCAAATGCGGCATCCAAGTACAACGCAATTACGATCAACACCTTCCTAAAATTCTTGCTTATGGCAGCGAACTGAATCAAGTCTGGACGAACTTAATTGACAACGCCATAGATGCGATGGATGGTAAGGGACTGCTGGAAATTACAACATACCATTGCGATCGTTTTGCCCATATTGACATCATCGATTCTGGTAGTGGAATTCCACCTGAAATCAAAACCCGCATTTTTGAACCTTTCTTCACTACTAAATCAGTGGGGCGTGGTTCTGGACTTGGTTTGGAAACCGTTCGCCGGATTGTAGAAAATCGTCATCACGGTACGCTCTCATTTGAATCACAGCCAGGTAGAACTTGTTTTACTATTTGCTTGCCCAAGTCAGCCCCTTTAGGGAATTAA
- a CDS encoding FAD-dependent oxidoreductase, with product MAKPAILTVDDDPEVLQAVSRDLRHQYGDRFRIVRADSGITALDAVQQLKLRNEAVALFLVDQRMPQMGGVEFLEQAKVIFPDAKRALLTAYADTDAAIKSINSARLDYYLLKPWNPPEERLYPVLDDLLDDWLAGFRPPFEGIRVIGNRWSPFSHQVKDFLARNQIPYKWLDIELEPDAAKLLEYAQADGRQQLPLVLFPDGSRLIQPSNLEIAAKIGLQTQAERPFYDLAIVGAGPAGLAAAVYGASEGLSTVLIEREAPGGQAGTSSRIENYLGFPVGLSGSDLARRGVTQARRFGVEILTPQVVTGVKLQDPYRVLQLADGSEISCHALLVATGVSYRWLNVPGAEKLTGAGIYYGAAMTEAIACSNEEVYLIGGANSAGQAAMHFSKYASKVIMLVRGESLSLSMSQYLIDQIAATANIQVCTGCSVVEVKGDEHLEEIAIAHSKTGQTEIVPARSLFIFIGAIPKTDWLDGVIRRDTQGFIVTGPDLTQNGKSPPGWPLERSPFLLESSVPGIFAAGDVRSGSIKRVASGVGEGSIAIQFVHRYLSNV from the coding sequence ATGGCGAAACCTGCAATTTTAACCGTCGATGACGATCCAGAAGTGTTGCAAGCGGTGTCACGAGACTTGCGGCATCAGTATGGCGATCGCTTCCGCATTGTTCGGGCAGATTCTGGTATTACCGCTCTGGACGCGGTGCAGCAACTCAAATTACGGAATGAAGCAGTTGCTTTATTCTTGGTGGATCAAAGAATGCCCCAAATGGGAGGTGTGGAGTTCCTGGAACAGGCAAAAGTCATTTTTCCTGATGCGAAACGTGCTTTGCTGACGGCCTATGCAGATACGGATGCTGCGATTAAATCAATTAATAGTGCCAGGCTTGATTACTACTTACTCAAGCCCTGGAATCCACCAGAAGAGCGATTATATCCGGTTTTGGATGATTTGCTAGATGACTGGCTAGCGGGATTCCGCCCACCCTTTGAAGGGATTCGAGTCATTGGTAATCGCTGGTCGCCTTTTTCCCATCAGGTAAAAGACTTCCTGGCGCGTAATCAGATTCCCTACAAGTGGTTAGATATTGAACTGGAGCCGGATGCAGCCAAATTACTAGAATACGCCCAAGCTGATGGCAGACAGCAATTGCCCTTGGTGCTGTTTCCTGATGGTTCCAGATTAATCCAACCATCTAATTTAGAGATTGCCGCTAAAATTGGACTGCAAACTCAGGCAGAGCGACCATTTTATGACTTGGCGATCGTCGGTGCTGGCCCTGCTGGACTGGCCGCCGCAGTCTATGGCGCTTCTGAAGGATTGAGTACGGTTTTAATTGAGCGTGAAGCACCAGGAGGACAAGCAGGCACGAGTTCGCGCATTGAGAACTATCTGGGGTTTCCTGTTGGCTTGAGCGGCAGCGATTTGGCTAGGCGCGGAGTCACCCAGGCGCGGCGATTTGGGGTAGAAATTCTCACTCCTCAAGTAGTAACTGGAGTTAAGCTGCAAGATCCTTATCGGGTTCTGCAATTGGCGGATGGTAGCGAGATTAGTTGCCATGCACTTTTAGTTGCAACCGGCGTTTCCTACCGTTGGCTAAATGTCCCAGGAGCCGAAAAGTTGACAGGAGCCGGAATTTATTACGGTGCTGCCATGACTGAGGCGATCGCCTGTAGCAATGAAGAGGTTTACCTCATAGGTGGGGCAAATTCTGCCGGACAAGCAGCAATGCATTTTTCTAAGTATGCCAGCAAAGTGATTATGCTGGTGCGGGGCGAGTCGCTTTCATTGAGTATGTCCCAATACTTGATTGACCAAATTGCGGCGACTGCAAATATCCAAGTTTGCACAGGTTGCAGCGTTGTGGAAGTGAAGGGAGATGAACATTTAGAAGAAATTGCGATCGCCCATAGCAAGACTGGACAAACTGAAATCGTGCCAGCGCGATCGCTTTTCATCTTCATTGGTGCTATCCCCAAAACTGATTGGCTCGATGGTGTGATTCGACGCGATACTCAGGGGTTTATCGTCACAGGCCCCGACTTAACGCAAAATGGCAAATCTCCTCCAGGTTGGCCTTTGGAACGCTCACCTTTCTTGCTAGAATCCAGCGTTCCTGGCATCTTTGCAGCCGGAGATGTGCGATCTGGGTCAATTAAGCGGGTGGCATCCGGTGTGGGTGAAGGTTCGATCGCTATTCAATTCGTTCACCGCTACCTGAGCAATGTTTAG